One window from the genome of Pseudoalteromonas sp. '520P1 No. 423' encodes:
- the tsaE gene encoding tRNA (adenosine(37)-N6)-threonylcarbamoyltransferase complex ATPase subunit type 1 TsaE, giving the protein MSKVFSCLLEDEQATVAMGGVLAKNITQGAVIYLHGDLGAGKTTFTRGVVQGFGHTGKVKSPTYTLVEPYELENQSIYHFDLYRLADPEELEFMGIRDYFNEKSICMIEWPEKGAEFLATADLELTLEYVAQKRKVSIMGKTQKGEEIVDRLSNTDNA; this is encoded by the coding sequence ATGAGCAAGGTATTTAGCTGTTTATTAGAAGATGAGCAAGCAACAGTCGCCATGGGCGGTGTTTTAGCGAAAAATATTACACAAGGTGCTGTTATATATTTGCACGGTGATTTAGGTGCTGGAAAAACGACCTTTACACGAGGCGTTGTTCAAGGCTTTGGTCATACAGGTAAAGTTAAAAGCCCAACTTACACTTTGGTTGAACCGTATGAGCTAGAAAACCAAAGTATTTATCATTTTGATTTATACCGTTTAGCTGATCCTGAAGAGCTTGAGTTTATGGGGATCCGTGATTATTTTAATGAGAAATCAATTTGCATGATCGAATGGCCTGAAAAAGGCGCTGAATTTTTAGCTACAGCAGATTTAGAGCTTACACTTGAGTATGTTGCACAAAAACGTAAAGTTAGTATTATGGGTAAAACTCAAAAAGGCGAAGAAATAGTCGATAGGCTATCAAATACAGATAATGCATAG
- the queG gene encoding tRNA epoxyqueuosine(34) reductase QueG, with protein MNSSNTDYSLLSDKIKQWGKDLGFAQVGIADIDLTEHEAQLQRWLDNNYHGEMDYMAAHGMMRARPDELVPGTKRVITVRMNYLPPDASFAQNLKKTDKAYISRYALGRDYHKLMRNKLKKLGQRIEQELKDLVQGELSFRPFVDSAPVLERQLADKAGLGWTGKHSLIINKEAGSWFFLGELFVDIPLPVDKPVEEHCGSCVACIKLCPTNAIVEPYVVDAKRCISYLTIELKGAIPEEFRPLLGNRIYGCDDCQLICPWNRYGQITDEKDFHPRTQLKDKDLIELYLWDETTFLKNTEGSPIRRIGHERWLRNISVALGNADFNGEIIAVLQQRLVEATELVATHINWALDQQRLKKPENKKTQRLIKAIEKGLPRDA; from the coding sequence ATGAATTCTAGTAATACTGACTATTCTTTACTTTCTGACAAAATTAAGCAATGGGGCAAAGATTTAGGCTTTGCTCAAGTAGGCATTGCCGATATAGACTTAACTGAACACGAAGCGCAATTACAACGCTGGTTAGATAATAACTATCACGGTGAAATGGACTATATGGCAGCCCATGGCATGATGCGTGCGCGCCCGGATGAATTAGTTCCTGGCACTAAACGCGTGATAACAGTACGCATGAATTACTTACCCCCAGACGCCAGTTTTGCTCAAAATTTAAAAAAAACAGATAAAGCCTATATCAGTCGGTATGCATTAGGGCGTGATTACCATAAATTAATGCGCAATAAGCTCAAGAAATTGGGTCAAAGAATAGAACAAGAATTAAAAGACTTAGTCCAAGGTGAGCTTTCTTTTCGACCTTTTGTTGATTCAGCACCTGTGCTAGAAAGGCAATTAGCAGATAAAGCCGGACTCGGCTGGACTGGAAAACATAGCTTAATTATTAATAAAGAAGCGGGATCTTGGTTTTTCTTAGGCGAATTATTTGTTGATATCCCCCTACCTGTCGATAAACCTGTAGAAGAACACTGTGGCAGTTGTGTTGCCTGTATTAAGCTTTGCCCTACAAACGCCATTGTTGAACCTTACGTAGTTGATGCTAAACGCTGTATTTCTTATTTAACCATAGAGTTAAAAGGCGCGATCCCTGAAGAGTTTCGACCTTTACTGGGTAATAGAATTTACGGTTGTGATGATTGCCAATTAATTTGCCCATGGAATAGATATGGACAAATTACAGATGAAAAAGATTTTCACCCCAGAACGCAACTCAAAGATAAAGACCTAATTGAACTCTACTTATGGGATGAGACTACTTTCTTAAAAAACACAGAAGGCAGCCCTATAAGACGTATAGGCCATGAACGTTGGTTGCGAAATATATCCGTCGCCTTAGGTAACGCTGATTTTAATGGAGAAATAATCGCAGTTTTACAACAACGCTTAGTTGAGGCAACTGAATTAGTTGCCACTCATATTAATTGGGCACTTGATCAGCAACGGCTAAAAAAACCTGAAAACAAAAAAACACAACGCTTGATTAAAGCGATAGAGAAAGGGTTGCCAAGAGATGCTTAG
- a CDS encoding N-acetylmuramoyl-L-alanine amidase → MHSLKNIIIKLFISFIFFSIFAVTDAYAQNKITSVRVWPSPQSTRVVFDLKEKPDYSYFVLKKPLRLVVDLKNTSQKVSLPKVTKEHQLIKKVRFSKPKKKGWTRLVFEILEPVKPVIFSLAPTGPKKDRLVVDLFAINKKPQKSIVAKNRDMSGNRDVVIAIDAGHGGEDPGSIGPSGMYEKKITLQISQKLAKLINNEKGMRAVMPRTGDYHVKLNTRTVRARKHKADFFISIHADAFTSPQPRGASVWVLSLRRANSEIGKWIESSEKHSDLLGGAASVLKDTQNEKYLVQAVLDMKMDHSMKTGSEIALSVVNELKKVTKMHKTKPQYASLAVLKSPDIPSILVETGFISNPAEEKLLKSAAHQNKLAKAVFKSVKAHFRNNPPEDSYFAKIKSATPESHRVKSGDSLSVLAQRYGITVYKLKQANKLKSNTLFIGQNLTIPRS, encoded by the coding sequence ATGCATAGTCTTAAAAATATAATAATAAAACTATTTATCAGTTTCATTTTTTTCAGCATATTTGCTGTTACAGATGCTTATGCGCAAAATAAAATAACCAGCGTACGTGTTTGGCCATCTCCCCAAAGCACACGTGTTGTTTTTGATTTAAAAGAAAAGCCTGATTACAGTTATTTTGTGCTAAAAAAACCACTTCGTTTAGTGGTTGATTTAAAAAATACCAGTCAAAAAGTATCATTGCCAAAGGTCACAAAAGAGCATCAATTAATAAAAAAAGTACGCTTTAGTAAACCTAAGAAAAAAGGTTGGACAAGACTGGTTTTTGAAATTTTAGAGCCGGTTAAACCAGTTATTTTTTCGCTTGCACCAACAGGACCTAAAAAGGATAGGTTGGTTGTTGATTTATTTGCCATAAATAAAAAACCTCAAAAATCGATAGTTGCAAAAAATAGAGATATGAGCGGTAATCGTGATGTTGTGATAGCCATAGATGCTGGACATGGTGGGGAAGATCCCGGTTCTATTGGTCCTTCTGGCATGTATGAGAAAAAAATCACCTTACAAATATCACAAAAATTAGCAAAACTGATTAATAATGAAAAAGGTATGAGGGCAGTAATGCCGCGTACCGGTGACTATCACGTAAAATTGAATACTCGTACAGTACGGGCAAGAAAACATAAAGCTGATTTTTTTATTTCAATTCATGCTGATGCGTTTACGAGTCCGCAACCTAGAGGTGCATCAGTGTGGGTACTGTCGTTACGAAGGGCTAACTCTGAAATTGGTAAGTGGATTGAAAGTAGTGAAAAACATTCTGATTTATTGGGTGGTGCTGCAAGTGTGCTTAAAGATACCCAAAATGAAAAATACTTAGTGCAAGCTGTATTAGATATGAAGATGGATCACTCCATGAAAACGGGATCAGAAATTGCTTTGTCAGTCGTAAATGAATTGAAAAAAGTCACTAAAATGCATAAAACTAAACCACAATATGCAAGTTTAGCTGTATTAAAGTCTCCCGACATACCTTCTATATTGGTTGAAACAGGATTTATTTCAAATCCAGCAGAAGAAAAACTACTAAAAAGTGCCGCACATCAAAATAAATTAGCTAAAGCAGTTTTTAAGTCTGTAAAAGCACACTTTAGAAACAATCCTCCTGAGGATTCTTATTTTGCTAAAATAAAATCGGCTACCCCAGAATCTCATAGGGTAAAATCAGGAGACTCTTTAAGTGTGTTGGCGCAGCGATATGGCATAACAGTTTATAAGCTTAAGCAAGCGAATAAACTGAAATCAAATACCTTATTTATTGGTCAAAACTTAACAATCCCCCGCAGTTAA
- a CDS encoding response regulator: MVQNKILAVDDEPYNLEIIEEILEEDYQLHCVNSGPECLKIAEELKPRVILLDVSMPNMDGYEVCRKLKENPATSEIVVMFVSARGTVEERIAGYDVGAEDYIVKPFGNKELQSKLSSLFKVIENREMLELQVEDATSAAFNAMSLSSEMGTIVQYIENIGTIDEPKELASALSQCLKSFGLKTCSAFLVDKEVSHFSSEGICSPMVIELFELLKNKGRLYEFSPRILVNYPTISLLILNMPLDDPEKLGRIRDHTCFIVSVTEQQLNAILTARVLKYQKMQLKRAFALVKSRFEELVCVLNLSHEMNEAIFRELQEEFENRIPYMGLDEDQELYIFKKVDATIQKSVAREDLLTDVKSAFFEIEDDLSHILD; the protein is encoded by the coding sequence ATGGTCCAGAATAAAATTTTAGCTGTAGATGATGAGCCGTATAATTTAGAGATAATTGAAGAAATTCTCGAAGAAGACTATCAGCTACACTGCGTTAATAGCGGTCCTGAATGCTTAAAAATAGCAGAGGAACTTAAACCGCGTGTAATATTGCTTGATGTAAGCATGCCGAATATGGATGGTTATGAAGTTTGTCGAAAATTAAAAGAAAACCCCGCAACTTCAGAAATTGTAGTGATGTTTGTATCAGCGAGAGGAACTGTTGAGGAGCGTATTGCAGGTTATGATGTGGGCGCGGAAGACTATATTGTCAAACCTTTTGGCAATAAAGAATTACAATCAAAATTATCAAGCCTTTTTAAGGTGATTGAAAATCGTGAAATGTTAGAGCTGCAAGTTGAGGACGCCACTTCTGCGGCTTTTAATGCTATGTCACTTTCAAGTGAGATGGGCACAATAGTTCAATATATTGAAAATATCGGCACAATTGATGAGCCAAAAGAGTTGGCAAGTGCGTTGAGCCAATGCTTAAAAAGTTTCGGTTTAAAAACATGTAGTGCTTTTTTAGTTGATAAAGAAGTATCTCACTTTAGTTCAGAAGGCATATGTTCACCTATGGTGATTGAGCTTTTTGAATTACTAAAAAATAAAGGGCGTTTATATGAATTTAGTCCGAGAATTTTAGTTAACTATCCCACCATAAGTTTATTAATCCTCAACATGCCGTTAGATGATCCTGAAAAATTAGGCAGGATCCGCGATCATACCTGTTTTATTGTCAGTGTTACCGAGCAACAATTAAATGCAATTTTAACCGCTAGGGTTTTAAAATATCAAAAAATGCAGCTAAAACGCGCTTTTGCTTTGGTAAAATCTCGCTTTGAAGAGTTAGTGTGTGTACTTAATTTAAGCCATGAAATGAACGAAGCGATTTTTAGGGAACTGCAAGAGGAATTTGAAAACCGCATTCCTTATATGGGTCTAGATGAAGATCAGGAGCTTTATATTTTCAAAAAAGTAGATGCAACAATTCAAAAATCAGTCGCTCGGGAAGATTTACTAACCGATGTTAAAAGTGCTTTTTTTGAAATAGAAGATGATCTATCGCATATTTTGGATTAG
- a CDS encoding bifunctional ADP-dependent NAD(P)H-hydrate dehydratase/NAD(P)H-hydrate epimerase, translating into MAVLYTANLPQIAYSAQQVQSNESIIAKKMGIEMYQLMQNAGESVFSLLWDRYSFANNILILTGKGNNGGDGYIVAKLAIENDIQVKVFSICQPDELKGDALKAYLEFSEVGGVIEQELDFSECNLIIDALLGTGLSGELSGNIKRICQQINQTGKQVISIDVPSGVNATTGGISKNAIYADSTVTFIGLKKGLLTGKVKDYVGELYFSGLGIDEEFAKTVQSPVSYLSEQSMLNKKIHREQSTYKNQQGHVLLIGGDKGMAGAIRLAGEACLRSGAGLVSIATHIDNVASVLQGRYELMVHGIEDETQLAVLIEKASVIVIGPGMGQSDWGKMLFDTLFCHQDKIKVIDADALTFLAEKALALPNCVLTPHAGEAARLLQATNIEIESNRFDAVNKIANKYKTTSVLKGPGTLVCQGDRLNINTSGSPSMASAGMGDVLSGIIGALIAQKVKTLNSENSEDTKQAVFDMTCLSVFIHGKAAQLAEKDGINGLLASDLFPYIRRLVG; encoded by the coding sequence ATGGCCGTTTTATACACCGCTAATTTACCACAAATCGCCTATAGCGCGCAGCAAGTTCAATCAAATGAATCTATCATAGCCAAAAAAATGGGCATTGAGATGTATCAATTGATGCAAAATGCCGGAGAAAGTGTGTTTTCACTACTTTGGGATCGCTATAGTTTTGCGAATAATATTTTAATACTAACAGGCAAAGGTAATAACGGTGGTGATGGTTATATTGTTGCTAAGTTAGCCATTGAAAATGATATTCAAGTAAAAGTATTTAGTATTTGCCAGCCAGATGAATTAAAAGGTGATGCATTAAAAGCTTATTTAGAATTTAGTGAGGTAGGTGGCGTAATTGAACAGGAACTCGATTTTTCAGAGTGTAATTTAATAATTGATGCTTTATTAGGGACCGGTTTGAGTGGCGAGTTATCAGGTAATATTAAAAGGATTTGCCAACAAATAAATCAAACTGGCAAACAGGTCATTAGTATAGATGTGCCCTCCGGAGTGAATGCAACAACAGGGGGAATATCAAAAAATGCGATTTATGCCGATAGCACGGTTACTTTTATTGGACTCAAAAAAGGATTGCTGACTGGAAAAGTAAAAGATTATGTTGGTGAATTGTATTTTTCAGGTTTAGGCATTGATGAGGAATTTGCAAAAACAGTACAGTCTCCAGTAAGTTATTTATCTGAACAAAGTATGCTAAATAAAAAAATACACCGTGAACAATCGACATATAAAAATCAGCAAGGCCACGTATTATTAATTGGCGGTGATAAAGGCATGGCTGGTGCAATTCGCTTAGCAGGAGAGGCGTGTTTAAGAAGTGGCGCAGGTTTGGTGAGCATAGCCACCCATATTGATAATGTCGCCAGTGTTTTGCAAGGCCGTTATGAATTAATGGTGCATGGCATTGAGGATGAAACTCAGTTAGCTGTGTTAATTGAAAAGGCATCTGTGATTGTAATTGGGCCAGGCATGGGGCAATCAGATTGGGGTAAAATGCTTTTTGATACGCTTTTTTGTCATCAAGATAAAATTAAAGTGATAGATGCCGATGCGCTAACGTTTTTAGCTGAAAAAGCGCTAGCGTTACCAAATTGTGTTTTAACTCCGCATGCAGGGGAGGCTGCAAGATTATTGCAAGCTACTAATATTGAAATAGAATCAAACCGCTTTGATGCTGTTAATAAAATAGCAAACAAATATAAAACAACTAGCGTACTTAAAGGTCCTGGGACTCTAGTTTGCCAGGGCGATAGATTAAATATCAATACTTCTGGTTCGCCATCTATGGCAAGTGCTGGGATGGGAGATGTTTTATCTGGTATAATCGGTGCACTTATTGCGCAAAAAGTAAAAACGCTCAACAGTGAAAACTCAGAAGATACTAAACAAGCCGTATTTGATATGACATGTTTATCAGTGTTTATTCATGGAAAAGCAGCGCAATTAGCTGAAAAAGATGGCATAAATGGTTTGTTAGCAAGTGATTTATTTCCATATATTAGACGTTTAGTTGGTTAA